CAATATCTTTTCTGGAAATCACGTTAATTTTGGCATTCCAATCCTGATACAATCCTTCCAATTGCTGAAACTGAAATACCTGATTTTCGGTAAGGTTAGGAAAATACTTTACAATATCCTGCATTATTCTAAATTTTATGCAAAAGTAAACATTTTATGGTAGTTTTTTTTGCATTTTTAACCTATTGCAAATTGATTAATAATTACCTTTGAGCGAAAATTTTGCATTTTAATAAACTTATGATAAAACAGACTCCGCTTTTTTCCAAAACCGATAGTTTAAAATTTTTCAGGACACTAAATAAGAGAGTTAATGATTATTTTAAGGAAAATAATATCAAAAAAACAGGCAACTGGAAGCTGCATTTAAAAACACTGATCATGTTCAGTCTTTTCTTTGCTCCGTATTTCCTGATTTTAACCATAAGCATGCCGTTATGGATCCATCTTTTAATGACCATTGTAATGGGCATCGGGATGGCAGGCGTTGGAATGAATGTGATGCACGACGGGAATCACGGTTCCTATTCTTCCAAACCATGGCTGAATAAAATAATGGGCGGCAGTATGTATATCCTTGCCGGAAATGTTTACAACTGGCAGGTACAGCACAATGTATTGCACCACACGTACACCAACATCCACGGACACGATGAAGATCTGGAAGCGGGAAGAATCATTCGTTTTACCAAACACGCAGAATGGTCACCGGCACATAAATTCCAGCACTACTACTCTATTTTCCTTTACGGATTACTAACGTTTAACTGGGCCATTACTACCGATTTCAAACAAATGAGACGTTATATCAAAAGAAAACTGTCTTATGGCGAATTCCCAAGTCCTTTTAAATTGTGGACAACTCTGGTAATTACAAAAATCATTTACTTTTCCATCTGGATCATCCTGCCTATTATTTTAGGCATTGTATGGTGGGAAGTACTGCTTGGCTTCTTCATCA
This region of Flavobacterium inviolabile genomic DNA includes:
- a CDS encoding fatty acid desaturase family protein produces the protein MIKQTPLFSKTDSLKFFRTLNKRVNDYFKENNIKKTGNWKLHLKTLIMFSLFFAPYFLILTISMPLWIHLLMTIVMGIGMAGVGMNVMHDGNHGSYSSKPWLNKIMGGSMYILAGNVYNWQVQHNVLHHTYTNIHGHDEDLEAGRIIRFTKHAEWSPAHKFQHYYSIFLYGLLTFNWAITTDFKQMRRYIKRKLSYGEFPSPFKLWTTLVITKIIYFSIWIILPIILGIVWWEVLLGFFIMHYTAGLILSVVFQLAHVVEDTQHPQPDENGELENTWAVHQLYTTANFAPKNRIVNWYTGGLNHQIEHHIFPNISHIHYSKIGEIVKQTAEECNLPYYEFKSMRMAIVSHFRHLKEMGQKPATA